From the genome of Pseudoliparis swirei isolate HS2019 ecotype Mariana Trench chromosome 10, NWPU_hadal_v1, whole genome shotgun sequence, one region includes:
- the pus7l gene encoding pseudouridylate synthase PUS7L, with product MKQDGDAVNIPVCFISNHEGFLGSIKNLIKDFVVTEIDVTGQRVNSAAATQTPNCASPDKNDETSDECKWKSYSPVSQETDVSADCGLDVTIPSPGSFDLSVILGQSVSEELEQFVLTLKEKPNKQELSLGSFADKHHRANVHRAVRHRFPFLMTVTIQPEIRVREDPDYRELSHLVTEDEAEDFFRFIDAKVRGSSYTFGPDDDKDHRTTVHHFLSRRFGKLVETKSFTDQGTTAISVRLREQGRPKKRTAEERKEEEVYTAFTLRKENLETLEAISYMAAALGVLPSDFTYAGIKDKRAITYQSMVVKKVSTQRLKEKTAEFEKRGMRLFQIRSVGEPLRLGRLQGNHFDLVVRDLRPHGASDAHSSGADTHTRLAALVHEALENVKARGFVNYYGPQRFGSVKTVQSDRVGLALLKEDMVSAVRLFFTPEDGNDPQNHAKRHFLHTDNAKESLALMPLSKARERLMLRALNRYGSGPDGCTQAWLSLPHSMRVFYPHAYCSRVWNEAVAHRLTTLGHKARRGDLVWRQDDTGESSSPQIHVVTDREEDEGVYTLAHVLLPMPGNTAKYPENAMGTWFQERLARDGLDGCRFRVSGLKLNLPGCYRPLLASPSNLSYQLQRAACGEGGGEAIGNSSRNSDRQLNGSTAEGKQDSLTLTLNFDLDSSCYATICLREIMKCDP from the exons ATGAAGCAGGACGGTGATGCTGTGAACATCCCTGTGTGCTTCATATCAAACCATGAAGGTTTTCTCGGAAGCATCAAAAACTTAATCAAAGACTTTGTGGTGACTGAGATAGACGTCACTGGACAGCGCGTTAACTCGGCAGCGGCCACACAGACGCCAAACTGTGCCTCCCCCGATAAAAACGATGAAACCAGTGACGAATGCAAGTGGAAAAGTTATTCCCCAGTCTCACAGGAGACTGATGTGTCAGCCGATTGTGGGCTAGATGTCACCATACCTAGTCCAGGCAGTTTTGATTTAAGCGTGATTTTAGGCCAGTCGGTCAGCGAAGAGCTGGAGCAGTTTGTGTTGACTCTCAAAGAAAAGCCAAACAAGCAGGAGCTTTCTCTCGGATCCTTCGCTGACAAACACCACAGAGCTAACGTCCACCGGGCCGTCAGACACCGCTTCCCCTTCCTCATGACAGTCACCATTCAGCCTGAGATCAGGGTGAGGGAAGACCCAGACTACAGAGAGCTCTCCCATCTGGTCACGGAGGACGAAGCAGAGGACTTCTTCAGGTTCATAGACGCCAAAGTGCGAGGTTCATCCTATACGTTCGGGCCGGATGACGATAAGGATCACAGGACCACGGTCCACCACTTTCTCAGCCGAAGGTTCGGCAAACTGGTGGAGACTAAGAGCTTCACCGACCAGGGGACGACGGCAATCTCGGTGAGGCTGAGAGAGCAAGGGAGGCCGAAGAAAAGAACAGCAGAGGAACGTAAAGAAGAGGAAGTTTACACTG CTTTCACTCTGCGGAAGGAAAACCTGGAGACTCTAGAGGCCATCAGCTACATGGCAGCCGCTCTCGGGGTCCTGCCCTCAGACTTCACCTACGCTGGGATCAAGGATAAGAGAGCCATCACCTACCAGTCCATGGTGGTCAAGAAGGTCTCAACTCAAAG GTTGAAAGAGAAGACGGCCGAGTTCGAGAAGAGAGGGATGCGCCTCTTCCAGATCCGCTCCGTCGGCGAGCCCCTCAGGCTAGGGCGACTGCAGGGGAACCACTTTGACCTGGTGGTCCGCGACCTGAGGCCACACGGGGCCAGTGACGCACACTCCTCTGGTGCAGACACGCACACTCGCCTGGCAGCGCTGGTACATGAAGCACTGGAGAACGTCAAG GCCAGAGGTTTTGTCAACTACTACGGACCGCAGAGGTTTGGGAGCGTGAAGACCGTTCAGTCTGACCGCGTGGGCCTGGCTCTACTCAAAGAGGACATG gtgagtGCTGTGCGTCTCTTCTTCACTCCAGAAGACGGCAATGATCCTCAAAACCACGCAAAGAGACACTTCCTACATACCG ATAACGCCAAGGAGTCTCTGGCGCTGATGCCGTTGTCGAAAGCCAGGGAGCGGCTGATGCTTCGGGCCCTGAACCGCTACGGCTCAGGTCCGGATGGTTGTACCCAAGCCTGGCTCAGCCTGCCCCACAGCATGAGAGTCTTCTACCCCCACGCCTACTGCAGCAG AGTGTGGAACGAGGCGGTGGCACACAGGCTGACCACTCTGGGCCACAAGGCCAGGCGAGGAGACCTGGTGTGGAGGCAGGATGACACTGGAGAATCCAGCTCGCCTCAg ATCCATGTGGTGACGGAccgagaggaagacgagggagtGTACACCCTGGCACAC GTGTTACTGCCGATGCCGGGAAACACTGCGAAGTATCCCGAAAACGCCATGGGGACCTGGTTCCAGGAGAGACTGGCCCGAGACGGACTGGACGGCTGTCGCTTCAGAGTCAGCGGCCTCAAACTGAATCTGCCTGGCTGctaccgccccctgctggcctcgCCAAGCAATCTCAGCTACCAGCTGCAGAGAGCAGCCtgtggggagggaggaggagaggcgataGGGAACAGCAGTAGGAATAGTGACAGGCAGCTGAATGGCAGTACAGCAGAAGGGAAGCAGGACTCGCTCACTCTCACCTTGAACTTCGACCTGGACTCCTCCTGCTATGCTACTATCTGCCTCCGAGAGATCATGAAGTGTGACCCCTAG
- the LOC130200450 gene encoding tetraspanin-8-like isoform X2, with protein sequence MGKVNACLTRSYSIVITLIAILSALMLAATLFTHGHIHTEKDEMETMLPSIQLMYSLTIITMMLTIIGMYGACKKKKWALIMFAIGMILGTLFFIATDIQVLVHRPQMAEDLQMEFMHSNGSDIPEELIEIQNNYQCCGLEQGYLDWGYNIPESCLCTEESTNPCVAAPRNSSLFEHMIDDQPIMIYEELSSVVLCIFILCQLNKKDDVPVVVYSAEAKAGNYAALTDAAEHA encoded by the exons ATGGGGAAAGTGAACGCCTGCTTGACACGGAGTTACAGCATAGTGATAACTTTGATTGCG ATACTGAGTGCTCTGATGTTGGCGGCCACTCTGTTTACCCACggacacatccacacagagaAGGATGAG ATGGAAACGATGTTGCCAAGCATTCAGTTAATGTACAGTCTCACCATCATAACTATGATGCTGACCATCATTGGTATGTATGGTGCttgcaaaaagaagaagtgggCACTCATAATG tttgCAATCGGAATGATCCTCGGTACTCTGTTTTTTATTGCAACTGATATTCAAGTACTGGTTCATCGACCACAG ATGGCTGAAGATCTGCAGATGGAGTTCATGCATTCTAATGGAAGTGACATTCCTGAAGAATTGATTGAAATACAGAATAAT TATCAGTGCTGTGGACTGGAACAGGGCTACTTGGATTGGGGCTACAACATCCCAGAATCCTGCCTGTGCACGGAGGAGTCCACTAATCCATGT GTGGCAGCTCCCAGAAACAGCAGTCTGTTTGAGCACATGATCGATGACCAGCCCATCATGATTTATGAAGAg TTATCGTCAGTGGTGCTGTGTATATTCATCTTGTGTCAGCTGAATAAGAAGGACGACGTCCCGGTGGTGGTCTACAGTGCAGAGGCCAAAGCAGGCAACTACGCAGCCCTCACAGACGCAGCAGAGCACGCCTGA
- the LOC130200451 gene encoding tetraspanin-8-like, protein MHQSAVVVVADKMSLKRPFIFANAVHMALCFFMLTMTVAWHRDLILTGKLVSNVSVVIMYVVEIGCMLLSVLGVIGACAGKRWCLILYATGMAAASQTIIVRTALSYQDVYEKRVVREENKLLSMMPLTGISKANRTLLYSIQQEFECCGLIEGYKDWGPSIPASCNCHYPGRCIRLRGSATLGAPKNQYVYQEPCFPIYASELKLAFSLAMAVQFGSGIFWVVLLIMSIKLMGQIKRKQEFIALLQSNRYVPRAF, encoded by the exons ATGCATCAGAGTGCAGTGGTCGTGGTGGCGGATAAAATGAGCCTGAAAAGGCCATTTATTTTTGCAAACGCTGTGCATATG GCACTGTGCTTCTTCATGTTGACGATGACCGTCGCGTGGCATAGAGACCTGATACTAACTGGCAAA CTGGTGTCCAATGTTTCCGTCGTGATAATGTACGTTGTAGAGATCGGCTGTATGCTGCTCTCGGTGCTCGGTGTGATTGGAGCCTGTGCAGGAAAGAGATGGTGTTTGATTCTG TATGCAACTGGGATGGCGGCAGCCAGTCAAACAATAATTGTCAGAACAGCACTAAGTTACCAAGATGTTTATGAG AAACGAGTTGTCCGTGAGGAGAATAAGTTGCTGTCCATGATGCCACTGACTGGAATCAGCAAAGCCAACAGGACCCTGCTCTACAGTATTCAACAAGAA TTTGAGTGCTGTGGACTTATTGAAGGCTATAAAGACTGGGGTCCCTCCATCCCTGCCTCCTGTAACTGTCACTATCCAGGAAGATGC ATTCGACTACGAGGCAGCGCCACACTGGGGGCGCCAAAGAACCAGTACGTTTATCAAGAG CCTTGTTTTCCAATTTATGCTTCTGAACTGAAGCTTGCGTTCTCATTGGCGATGGCTGTGCAGTTTGGAAGTGGAATATTTTGG GTGGTTCTCCTCATTATGAGCATCAAGCTGATGGGCCagataaaaagaaaacaggagTTCATAGCTCTTCTCCAATCAAACAGATATGTTCCTCGTGCCTTCTAG
- the LOC130200450 gene encoding tetraspanin-8-like isoform X1: MGKVNACLTRSYSIVITLIAILSALMLAATLFTHGHIHTEKDEMETMLPSIQLMYSLTIITMMLTIIGMYGACKKKKWALIMFAIGMILGTLFFIATDIQVLVHRPQMAEDLQMEFMHSNGSDIPEELIEIQNNYQCCGLEQGYLDWGYNIPESCLCTEESTNPCVAAPRNSSLFEHMIDDQPIMIYEESCIPYLLIYTLMIIDATMGILLGISLLLLSSVVLCIFILCQLNKKDDVPVVVYSAEAKAGNYAALTDAAEHA; encoded by the exons ATGGGGAAAGTGAACGCCTGCTTGACACGGAGTTACAGCATAGTGATAACTTTGATTGCG ATACTGAGTGCTCTGATGTTGGCGGCCACTCTGTTTACCCACggacacatccacacagagaAGGATGAG ATGGAAACGATGTTGCCAAGCATTCAGTTAATGTACAGTCTCACCATCATAACTATGATGCTGACCATCATTGGTATGTATGGTGCttgcaaaaagaagaagtgggCACTCATAATG tttgCAATCGGAATGATCCTCGGTACTCTGTTTTTTATTGCAACTGATATTCAAGTACTGGTTCATCGACCACAG ATGGCTGAAGATCTGCAGATGGAGTTCATGCATTCTAATGGAAGTGACATTCCTGAAGAATTGATTGAAATACAGAATAAT TATCAGTGCTGTGGACTGGAACAGGGCTACTTGGATTGGGGCTACAACATCCCAGAATCCTGCCTGTGCACGGAGGAGTCCACTAATCCATGT GTGGCAGCTCCCAGAAACAGCAGTCTGTTTGAGCACATGATCGATGACCAGCCCATCATGATTTATGAAGAg TCTTGCATTCCATACTTGCTCATTTATACGTTGATGATCATTGATGCTACAATGGGCATACTCCTGGGAATCAGTTTATTGTTG TTATCGTCAGTGGTGCTGTGTATATTCATCTTGTGTCAGCTGAATAAGAAGGACGACGTCCCGGTGGTGGTCTACAGTGCAGAGGCCAAAGCAGGCAACTACGCAGCCCTCACAGACGCAGCAGAGCACGCCTGA